Proteins co-encoded in one Dehalococcoidia bacterium genomic window:
- a CDS encoding GIY-YIG nuclease family protein → MTTTNGEWFFYMLRCKDNSLYSGITNNLDERVKKHNEGTGAKYTSSHKPVTLVYCERYDSASEAKKREHEVKGWPKGKKEQLILKSPEDKPLESRL, encoded by the coding sequence ATGACCACAACGAACGGAGAATGGTTTTTCTATATGCTCAGATGCAAAGACAACTCCCTGTACTCAGGCATTACAAATAACCTGGATGAACGGGTTAAAAAACACAACGAGGGAACCGGCGCAAAATACACTTCCTCACATAAGCCGGTAACCCTGGTTTACTGCGAACGCTATGACAGCGCTTCCGAGGCTAAAAAGCGCGAACACGAGGTCAAAGGCTGGCCTAAAGGCAAGAAGGAACAGCTTATCCTGAAGTCGCCAGAGGATAAACCTCTGGAGAGTCGTCTATGA